In Fibrobacter sp. UWEL, the following are encoded in one genomic region:
- a CDS encoding ABC-ATPase domain-containing protein produces the protein MKALYQKIRTLNGKNYGLYKSLAEKPWDFGDFSLEFLHVQGDPFAPASRILIKASLQMLGYPSEWGSTFERRLALSDFLLRRMSAVVKERYPDKDAAVVFDVAGPEMLVRNSLWIDNGELRACLQVKLPGEGRKIQSESAAEILTMVLPDLVSASLYNDGSRCEGGVKPELMAHYNVLADRKVILEELDRRGLCAFVPDGAVLPRASGISQEPMEGAIPFASPAELAVTLNVNGRDIRGMGIPKGITVITGGAFHGKSTLLQALTRAVYPHIPGDGREGIVIDESALRVGVEDGRSVRGTDLSQFVRDLPGGISTKDFTTASASGSTSEAANLLEAMEAGSSTFLIDEDSSAVNFLIRDVRVRKLLGDDREPLIPLTDRIREICYGECHSERSEAESRNLVAIRSFILVAGACGDYLELADNIIVMANYKAEYVAGSAGLPTLSRPSENGALPPFKAPVSRTFGEYIKPLQNSVRPTSAVERQVKVKLSGDYLIQIGFLVSDTSRLVTMSDRQQRLGAGFILLNLCQNAISNGDSAQDTSIVESIRNINEKIMNVGFRNLPQGLSREMSLPRPVDIACVLFRLRDQGRK, from the coding sequence TTGGCGGAAAAACCCTGGGATTTCGGAGATTTCTCCCTGGAATTTCTCCACGTACAGGGGGATCCCTTTGCCCCTGCCTCCCGAATCTTGATAAAGGCAAGTCTCCAGATGCTGGGGTACCCCTCTGAATGGGGCAGTACTTTTGAACGTCGCCTGGCTCTGTCTGATTTTTTATTGCGCCGTATGAGTGCGGTGGTGAAGGAAAGATATCCCGATAAGGATGCTGCCGTCGTCTTTGACGTGGCTGGACCTGAAATGCTGGTGCGAAATTCCCTCTGGATTGACAATGGGGAGCTGCGAGCCTGCCTCCAGGTGAAACTTCCCGGCGAAGGACGTAAGATCCAGTCCGAGTCCGCGGCAGAAATCCTGACCATGGTCCTTCCGGATTTGGTTTCTGCAAGTCTCTATAATGACGGTTCCCGCTGTGAAGGCGGTGTGAAGCCGGAACTGATGGCTCACTATAACGTTCTTGCGGATCGTAAAGTGATTCTCGAGGAACTGGACCGTCGGGGTCTTTGCGCCTTTGTTCCCGATGGGGCGGTACTTCCCAGAGCCTCCGGAATTTCTCAGGAACCGATGGAAGGGGCAATCCCGTTTGCTTCTCCCGCTGAATTGGCGGTCACCCTGAATGTGAACGGTCGAGATATTCGTGGCATGGGTATTCCTAAGGGAATTACAGTCATTACCGGCGGTGCATTCCACGGCAAGTCCACCCTGCTTCAGGCATTGACCCGCGCTGTCTACCCTCATATTCCGGGAGACGGACGTGAAGGAATCGTGATTGATGAAAGTGCCCTTCGAGTGGGTGTTGAAGATGGCCGCAGCGTTCGCGGTACGGACTTATCCCAATTTGTCAGGGACCTTCCCGGCGGCATCTCCACCAAGGACTTTACAACTGCCAGCGCCTCCGGTTCTACCAGCGAGGCGGCCAACTTGCTGGAAGCTATGGAGGCGGGGTCTTCCACGTTCCTCATTGACGAAGACTCTTCCGCAGTGAACTTCCTTATTCGTGACGTTCGCGTCCGTAAACTTCTTGGGGATGACCGCGAACCGCTGATCCCGCTGACTGACCGCATCCGCGAAATTTGCTATGGAGAATGTCATTCCGAGCGCAGCGAAGCGGAGTCGAGGAATCTCGTCGCAATTCGTAGCTTTATTCTCGTGGCTGGCGCCTGCGGTGACTATCTGGAACTTGCGGACAACATAATTGTCATGGCCAATTACAAGGCGGAATACGTAGCTGGTTCGGCAGGCTTACCAACCTTAAGCCGGCCTTCCGAGAATGGGGCGCTGCCGCCCTTCAAGGCTCCTGTTTCCCGCACGTTCGGCGAATATATCAAGCCCCTGCAAAATAGCGTGCGTCCCACTTCCGCGGTGGAACGTCAGGTGAAGGTGAAACTGTCCGGTGATTACCTGATCCAGATCGGTTTTTTGGTCTCGGATACAAGCCGCCTGGTGACCATGTCCGACCGTCAGCAGCGCCTGGGGGCTGGTTTCATCCTGCTAAATCTTTGCCAGAATGCTATCAGCAATGGCGACTCCGCTCAGGATACGTCCATTGTGGAATCCATCCGCAACATTAACGAAAAGATCATGAATGTGGGTTTCCGCAACTTGCCTCAGGGCTTAAGTCGCGAAATGAGCCTGCCCCGTCCTGTAGATATCGCCTGCGTTCTTTTCCGCTTGAGAGATCAGGGACGTAAGTAA